Proteins encoded by one window of Fusarium graminearum PH-1 chromosome 1, whole genome shotgun sequence:
- a CDS encoding Poly(A)+ RNA export protein has protein sequence MSTLFGSASSAAATSIGDLKQDVALSDPPTDTISGLSFSPAPNGPDFLAISSWDNKVRIYEIATNGQSQGRHAYEHSQPVLSCDFSKDGTKIVSAGADKNIKVCDLASQQDIVVGTHDQPVRTARFFDSGNGPMVVSGSWDKTVKYWDLRQQGPAATVACQERVYTMDVRDNLCVVGTADRYINVIDLKNPTKFYKTLQSPLKWQTRVVSCFTDSAGFAIGSIEGRCAIQYVEAKDSSANFSFKCHRDPPANGVTNVHAVNDISFHPVHGTFSTAGSDGTFHFWDKDAKHRLKGYPNVGGSITSTTFNKNGSIFAYAVGYDWAKGYQHNTQSYPIKVMLHPVTNDECKPRPSAKKR, from the exons ATGTCGACTCTCTTTGGCAGCGCCTCGAGCGCGGCGGCGACAAGCATCGGCGACCTCAAGCAAGATGTTGCGCTTTCCGACCCTCCCACCGACACCATCTCCggcctctctttctctcctgCGCCAAACGGTCCCGACTTTTTGGCCATCTCGAGTTGGGACAATAAAGTCCGTATTTACGAAATTGCCACCAACggtcaaagccaaggccgACACGCATATGAGCACAGTCAACCCGTGTTGAGCTGCGACTTCTCCAAG GATGGAACAAAGATCGTCTCTGCAGGcgccgacaagaacatcaaggtcTGCGATCTCGCCTCCCAGCAGGACATTGTTGTGGGCACACACGACCAGCCTGTGCGAACAGCCCGATTCTTCGACAGCGGCAACGGCCCCATGGTCGTCTCAGGATCATGGGACAAGACGGTGAAATACTGGGATCTCCGACAGCAAGGGCCCGCCGCCACAGTAGCTTGTCAAGAACGAGTCTATACTATGGACGTTCGCGACAATCTGTGTGTAGTCGGTACAGCCGATCGCTacatcaacgtcatcgaCCTCAAGAACCCTACCAAATTCTACAAGACTCTGCAGAGCCCTCTGAAGTGGCAGACTCGGGTTGTCAGCTGCTTTACCGACTCTGCTGGATTCGCCATCGGCAGTATCGAGGGACGTTGCGCTATCCAATACGTCGAGGCCAAGGACTCAAG CGCcaacttctctttcaagtGCCACCGTGACCCTCCAGCCAACGGTGTCACCAATGTCCACGCCGTCAACGACATTTCATTCCACCCCGTCCACGGCACATTCAGCACTGCCGGCTCCGATGGAACATTCCACTTCTGGGACAAGGATGCCAAGCATCGTCTCAAGGGTTACCCCAACGTCGGAGGCAGCATCACCTCTACTACCTTTAACAAGAACGGTTCCATCTTTGCCTATGCTGTTGGCTACGACTGGGCCAAGGGTTACCAGCACAACACTCAAAGCTATCCCATCAAGGTCATGCTGCATCCCGTTACCAACGATGAGTGCAAGCCCAGGCCATCTGCGAAGAAGCGATAA